From Solanum lycopersicum chromosome 4, SLM_r2.1:
ttttaaGTTTTGTGTCACGGTAAAATAGAACAAACAGATTGATATGAAGGGGAGTAGTAAACTTGTGCTTAATTGTCGGGAAGAGAGGGTAAGGGCAATTAAACCatgttttatgtttatgatgCATATTTTTCACTTCTATATGTTAGTGTCaaacaatattttctaaatgAATTTATACTTATGAAATATCTATTTGCAGATATTTGGTGCAATAGACTTTTGGGCTACGTTGTTATCCGCCTTAAAAACGTACGTATCATGAGAACTTGTTTTATGCGTTATAAAGCTATTTACTTTCATCTTCCATTCTGATGTGAGATTCATTTAAGGTATTATATTCATTTCTTTCTTCAAAAGTTTGTCATTCTAGAAGCCTATCATGAATTCTTCTCTATGTGACTCCCTCATCAGCCAGTCCTCGATTATAGGTATAATATCTATCACAATCCAAGCTATGACACATATTTTGCAACTTaaataaacataacaaaatcATTAAGGAAATCAAATATCAACCACGAACTTGATGAACTCAACAACACTTTTATTACAACAATAAAACAACATCCACAAAAGAAGAGTGATGCATGAAAAGAGACGAAATGGATTATTGAGCAACAAAGAACTGAATCTGAGTAGATCGTGTGCTAGTAAGATTTTGATTCCAATTCAGTTAGAGCAAGACTAACACAAATAGCACAATCATATGAATAGATACTATATTTGAACTGTAAGTAGTATGGCCattctttaattttacatagtaatcataattcataacctTGAGTTAGGCACAGGATCATGAGTTCGGACGAACTTAATAGCATATTGTGTtagagaattattttttaatatatattaacttgtaaatctcaaaaaaaataatataaaatttttaaatttctaattttgaatcTGATTCTAATCGTGTTCTGCCTTTTGGTAGAAATATGAAGAATTAGGTCACGTGAAAGGAAGAAAATGGCATAAATTTATGGGATTATGCCAATGTACGAATCTTTTTTTTAGGAACTTTGAGCATATTCGAGTGTTCCCTTAGTGAATCAACATATAAGGTCAGTGTTAACTATGTTCAAAATTTTAcgaaaaatacttttattatgaatatctttatgaaatttatgaaaaattgaagcGCGTAGATTTAATCCTAACAATTAGTAGCCGGCCCGTTACACAAATCAAGTTTTCGCATGTATTGCACGTATTTTAATGATggtcttcaaattttaattgtcTTTAATTAAGTTTTTGCATGAAATAagtattattaatgttatttacgttcttaatttttatttgtttgccTTACTTTGAATTGTTTAAAAATTTTCGTGTTTTTTTTATTAGCAACTCTTTCATTTCAACTTTTCAAATGACATGTTTAAAAATCAtgagattaaaaagtcttctctACCTTTTTGAATTAAGTATCAAGTCGAAATAcgataaacaaattgaaataacGGAAGTAGTAAACTTGCTATTTGCATATAGTACATGTTTGTGAACTTTATGAAagatttacataatcacaaatATGTATTTCATAGTACTACGATATATGAAATGTTTTGGGAGTTTTTGTTTTTACCCAAGCCCATACACGTATTATTCATTTTGATGCAATAGACTTCGCATATTTGTTCTTTGGACTATGCTATTATCAGGCTTAAAAAAAACGTATGTATCATGTGAACTTGTGTTATGCGTTATAAagctttttattttcttcttacatTCTGATGTGAGATTCGTTTAATGTATTATGTTCACCTTTTTTAAGAAGCTTGTCACTCTAGAAGCCTATGAATTAATCTCTTTGATCAACCCGCACCAGCCCGTCCTCCGTTATACGCATAATATCAATCACAACCCAAGCTATATGACACATATTTTGCAACTTatataaacataacaaaatCACGTTAAGGAAATCAAATATCAACCACGAAATTGAACTCAACAACACCATTATTACAACAATAAAACAACATCCACAAAAGAAGAGGGATGCATGAAAAGAGACAAAAGGATTATTGAGCAACAAAGAACTGAATTTGAGTGGATCGTGTAtcagtaaaattaattaaagcaAAGACTTTCCACAATTATCTGAAGAGATACTATATTTGAGCGGCAAGTAAATAGCATGGCCATAAGCTAAATAATCATTAGGATAAGGAGATGTTACATagtaatcataattaataacCTTCATTTGGTGTCTCATTCTTTATTAATGTTAAAAGAACATAATATAAACTTTCTTCAAATGGGCCATTTTTGCAATAATACCACCATTGCATATATGGCCCAATAATTTAGCACTtggaaaattataaaatatatttgtgttgCCGGTAAAAGAGCAGTGCTACTATCTTTGCTTGATACACTtagatatacatacatatatttttgccATCAAATACACTAAAATAGTGAGAAAAACAAGTGAAATTTATCATGTATCCTTAATACATGCAAATTACATGAGTAGATACACACTAGATACATATGTATTTTGTGTGATTCACGTATATCTAGGATACTAGATACATAGGAGAGTGACGAGCAAGATGGGAGATAGGCGAGGGAGGTGAGCGGGATTTGTATGTATCCCAAATACATGATCCACTAGGATACAAtgtatctagaacaaattaCACATAATTTTGACCGTATGCATATATCCTGAGATACATGTTTTTTGACACACTAAGATCTAATTTTGCAAACTAAAGTGTATCTAAGTAATTAGTTCCTAAActagtgaattttttttgtaaatttctttttttaaaaaattgatgaaaagttatttatatatgagATACATAAGTTCATATCATTATGTATCTAATATATGTTACTTTCTTTATCTTAAGAAAAGTGTCAATATCGTTCGATTCGAATTGACGCACGATGAAACGAGACAATAACTAACATCCCCAAAGTGAAGGATTTATGAACTGAATAAAACATAAGTTTGAGACCCACACAACACAAattatttccttaattttatgaaaattttgtgaTACTACCAAAGTGTTTTTATGGGCATACACACAACTTAATCTCATCATCAGTGCCTAGAAAGATGATTAAAGTTTTCTTTAATACAAAACAACATAGGTAATTATATCAAATTGTCTCAAACTAGACAACCATACACCAGAGATAGAAAATGAAGTGTGCAccttaaattaaaaactaaacattaattttatcttaaatttctaccataaaaaataacttaagatatttattttaaaaaaattacacaaataaTTGGAGACAAAAAAGAGTATAAAAATACACTTCTCATATGAGTTCGGAGTCtaaaggacaaaaaaaaattgacgaaAATTTCAAACgggcatatcaattttttttttaactaaaggGACAAAATCGCTAGTCGGATAGCGATTTTATTTTGACTCcgttattttatttaaacaatCAATACAACTGACGTACCAGcgattttatccaaaaaatctTCCAGTTGATagaaatcactttttttttaaaatataattttatataatgcaaatttaaattaatcaaactttTAATATAGATATCGAATATcctattaaaacaaaaaagacatTGTATTGAATGATTTTGAGTAGAGAGtcagaattattattattatttttatgaaaattctataaaaaaaaaaaagaagcaaatgaCATAAAATTTGACTGCATTGAATTATCAACGCGTGTTTAGCTGTCATTCTAATTTAAGTCTACCTTGTTTCCTGCTTTATCATTTACTACTTTTGGTCTTACTTGTATGTCCTTTATATGTAGCTTTGGGACATGAAAATTAATTCTACTTCTCAAATAATGCCTTTGTTGGAACAACTAAAGATTATTTTTTCGAATTCGAGTCTTTTTGAATACGAAATTGTTTTGATTAGAGAGCATTTTACTTTGTAATACAaggtcaaatttaaatttagtgaaattctaatatgaatatcaaatatCAGGTCAGAAACAAAATAATAGATCAATCTTGTCCATATTTAaaagtgaatatatatatatatatgtccttTATATGTAGCTTTGGGACATGAAAATTAATTCTTACTTCTTAAATAATGCCTTTGTTGGAACAActaaaaagatcattttttcGGATTCGAGTCTTTCTGAATACGAAATCGTTTTGGTTAAAGAGCATTTTACCTTGTAATATAaggtcaaattcaaatttagtgAAATTCTAATTTAGTGAAATTCtaatatgaatatcaaatatCAGATCAGAAACAAAATAATAGATCAATCTTATCCATATTTTAAACTGAATGTATATTACCTTAAAAGAAAGTAGAAATttatatttcaagaaaaatgaaaatgattaaaagtgttgatatttttccttttaaaagtTCGATTCTTCAATTCGGTACGATGTATTATGCATGTTGACAAGAGTGACAACATATATAactaagtatattaaaatataatttttcaaataatttgaactttttagATAGATATATTCAAGATATTCATTAAGATTCTTGAGGATTTATGATTGTCCTTTATGTTAAACAAGGAATAattgtttgttttttgtttaatagaaaaattttcttttattagggggaatattatacaaaatccaacaaaaaaatctcaaacattaataataaattaaatagttcttaCTTATCCAACTAACAAGACAAGAATAGGGTAATTAATTTCCCAATAAGTAAGTAATTATTTGGTATTCATGTGAACTTTAGggtaaaaatgtatttttttttttagatggGGTAGTGTGGATCctaagaataatttaatttaatttggctaagaatttaagaaaataaagactTTTGATCATCTGATTATAAACTAAAGTTATGTGAACCGTATAAAATTGTACTTTAATCATGTGGCCTTAAATATGCTACGTGAAAAattgttaccaaaaaaaaataagtcattctttttgaaacagactaaaaaagcAAGAACATCATTCCTTTTTAAacgaaagaataatttttttccaaactttttaatgataattttgaatCTGTCACAAAAGAAATACGAAATCGCGATCCAtcgatttaaaaaattgaaaagtaaagCGTAGACAACGGCTATTAATAATGGACAGTCCCACCCCGCTTCAATGCGCTCACTATATATAGTATTAATAAGAATCCAACCACTCTGATATACACataaaacaacttattttattagAGTTCAAGATATACTTTTAATGTCTAAATTTATGTGATAcgtctttaattttttaatatcatataaatattaaatattgaaaatatttttaaatttagtgCTAGTTATCAATTATCATTGAATTATCGATAATCATAAAAACACTTTTTTAATTGATTGAATGAACTTCAATACATTGTTAATCTGTCACATGAAATATTTAGTGGTTTCAAATTCTTATAGGAGCATGAAACTCTTAGAAAAAAAATCGCGAAAAAAGTGTTGAGAACACACCCGTAAACTTGATGAGAATTCAGAGAGTTGTACTTCACTCAAGTAACAAGATCAGATGTGTATTTAAGTTCAGTTAGTCCAGTAGAAAAATGTGTTTAAGATTATCAATACTCccaaaacataaaactataCACCGCTAACATTCCAGAAATGAAACTAACCAACCATCACTTTTGTCTATGAATTATCGACAatcttaaaaacaattttttactTGACCGAATGAACTTCATTACATCGTTAATCTACCACATGACATATCAATTCGTCTCAAACTCTTATACGAGAATAAAActcttgattaaaaaaaaatcaatgaaaaacaCAGAAAACACGAGAATGTACGTATTTCATTCAAGTTGCAATATCAAATGcgtatttaaatttaatttatcaaacaaaaatatatctaaagccactaataacttaaaaacgaaactaataattcacgtattaaaatttatttttaccaaGCACAAGCAgccaaaaatacatatttataaaaagCATAGTTGGAAGCAAATAAGTTGGTGCAGAATTCGAAGCTTcataaaatcagaaaaaaataaataaaaataaaaatacataataataagaTATAAATAAGAAGGTTCCCTTGATTCAAGGGTCAAGATCCTTTTTTCTCTCCATGTGACTTAGACCATAAGATAAGGAGATCACAaacactaatattattattatttttatcatatagaATATAATATCAAAGTCCAATCAAATATTCTAAAACATCTCCTCTCATTCTTATTTCAACAACCTACATGACATTCATATTAGTAAACTCAAAGTTACGCTTTTGAATTTTTCATGACTAAAGTCAAACCGTTTAAGTAAAAGCACATGAAATGTCAGTTCAAGAGAAAAGAAGACGAAGAGGAAGAAGAATCGAAGATGTTATTCAAGCATGGACTATAATGTTGATGTTTACACAGTTATGTGTATCGTCAACGATCGCTCATTCTTCGGATGCTATATCAAGAAAACTCGGGTTTTTTCACGGAGTTACTACAGTAACTTCCGCGGATCATAGTATTGaaacaaaggaaaaaagaaacGGAGGAAACGAATTGTATGATGAAGACAAGAGATTAGTTCATACAGGTCCAAATCCTCTTCATAACTAGTATAGTttactactattactactaaTAGGAGTTTTGCTACTATTCGATTTTTCTAAACGTTAGACTGTTTGTTAAAGCGATATGTTATGTGTATCGATTCAATGGGcgttttattctattttttcttttgctatGTATTGGAATTAATAGTAGCAAAGCTTTTACTAGTACAAGTTTCATTGTTCAATGTAGAGGTttcatttcataaattttacttCGTGTCTCTCAGACAATTGACATTAATTATTGTATGATTATGAACGGCTTTAGGAGAACGAGGGGTTTATCTGAACTATCGATTTTGAACTAAGATTAGAAACTACTTAGTAGTTGAAAGAGTTaaaaattcatctttgaaatttttgttgataaaaatCCTAAATTCGTCTCCGTATAAtagtattttttgtttgtttcacAGGTTGATGGACCCCAAATCTTATGctttttatttcaataaaaataaataaattgaatttagcTATAAAGTTCGTCAAAGTGTTAATTGCTGCATAACTCGTAACTAACaaaaatctttaaatattttatcattagaTAAGATTAACTATTTATCTATATAATTTGtatcactattttttttatttgaaattattaattcGTGAGACAACACGAAGCCTCATGCAACTAATATAAATTGGGTGagacacaaaataaattatttcagaAGCATAGGGCAGAGAGCACACCAGTAAAGTcaatagaaaaaatagaattGAATGAGGGTTAAATGTCTTGTTTTTTTTactcttataattattattattattattaggtaaataattatttctgacttctttttattttctgtaccttctgattaaaaaaaaagaaagtgactgttgatatattaaatgtagTAGTTACTACTACTGAATACATCTACTTTTTGTTGATTCTTTTTATCTTTGTCCAGCCATTTGGTCACAGATTCACAGTGAATACAATTCTCTTTTCAGTGTTTAAGCACTGCCATATTTTTGATAgaataatatagaaatatactAACTCCAACAAATTAAAGTCAATTGTATGTGTTAACTATAGTAGCAACAAATTTGCTAAGGGTTCCTAGTGTAAGGAGTTAGTTGACTTATTATCGGGACAGAGTCAAATAAGAACGAAGAGTTCATttgaattcataatattttatttgtataattgacGAAGGAAAATCTACCTTTAAAGGTATTTCATCTTGAGTCTTAGGGTATGTTGTCCATGATGTTGAACTTTACTGACAGTTGTTGAAAATAAAGGATCAAGGTACAAAATTTAAGTAATAGAGTATTCTGTATCTGTATTGATGGAAGATAGAAAATATTCCAATTTAGCTATATCgagttaattatattaaaacacCACAATACACTATTAATACcttctttttaaataattaatacataacGTCATATTCAATAGGAAATTATATTAACtccaaagatatttttaaattaagctATTAACGATAAGAATATTTATAGACCAAACTAATaacttttgagatttttgatttTTGTGATCTTTTTCtatgaattaaataaatgttaaaTAATCTATTTTCATAATCTTTTCAGTGTGATTGGACTTGTATAAGTTTCAGAATAGAAATAGAAGGTTGCCTTGgtttcttaatttttgtatGTACTATATAGAGTAAATAATTTGCAAATAATTACTAAATAATACTTATGTTTATTAAAACCCATAAAAGGGAAACAACAGTATAGTAAGATGTGGAAAACCTATTAAGTGATGTTAgggtgattctttttttttttttaatagaacaTCTATGGAGAAAAATTTTATTATCCCACATATATAGGGGTAATATCTTCGATTGATATATCTTCTTTTCAATCATTATTTGGATATTACATTGAATATATTGTTAgcattattaaattttttactccttttttttttggtgtttgataagcgaataaatatattatcaaaaaaatatataaaatttaaataaatattatgatggTCGAAGTCGAAGACGGGTTAAATTGATAAGGGCTATGGAGGGTTGTGGGTTGAAAGAAAGCGGGGGGAAGGGGGAAGGTGGTGGAGAGGGATAATGGAAATGTCTGATCGAGTTGATCTGAATTTGAATGAGTTAAAATGAATGGAGTCAATAAATTCTTTCCGAAAGTTATAAAGTTACTTGGCCTAAAATGTGGGTCACACAGAAGTGCCCagttcttatttattttaacgagaaattttttaaaatgtcaatattttagtatttaataggATCCCTTAATcacatttttaattaatcaccttatttttttttcttttatactcCTTTTGTTCCTTTTTAGTTGTCATGTATACTAAAATACTTGTCCCGAAATAGTTATCAATTTAAACAATCTagagaaaattaattatctttttccAAATTTACCCTTAACATGAATTATTCTAGAATTAAGAGACACTTATTTAAATTAACACTAAAGAATTAATAAGGCATATATTAATCAAAGGATACTCTTTAACACAAAATAAtagtatgtttttttaaagGGTATCAAATAGTTTAGAAAGACAAATACTTTCTCTGTAATAGTTGTCTGttatactaaaaaataattattcaataatatttgttaaatttaaaaaactaagagataatttttcttttatatttattttacctttgttattgaatattgtttatcatataacatattttttaaaaaaattaatttaataaaattcaagaataaaataataatattatttgttatttttttaaaatatgacaaGTTAATAGTAGATAACTATTGAACGAATAAACTAATATGGATAGGTTAGAATGTTAATCTAAGACATAAACaaagtgtttttctttttaataaaagtgGGGGTTGTTAAGTGAGATTCTACAAACTTAAATTATTGTATTGGGAAGTGATATTTGGATTGACTATTCCTAGAATTATCATAGTGTTTTTCATATTTGTCATTCAAATTTAatgcttttcatttttttaaattatttttaagtacaTATATTATAGGGCAAACCAACATGCATATATTTATAGTCAATGTTTATTATGGACACTGCAACCCAAAACATATTAATTGCACaactattttatttaacattatATTATGTTCTTACTAGTACATTTGTTATTGGCAAGTCATTTGGTCCATAAGATTCCTTTCAAcacaacttttattattttaaaataagaattaatatttctatattatattttaaaatatagttctaagaaattaataaatagttttctttcttttgagatTGGAAGGCTCAATTAATGCCTAGTTGAGAGCTAGCAAGAATGTGTTTTGAGTCAATCTAAGTAATTACgttatttgtcatgatttttatttttaaagttaaactataaaagatttgatcaacattttaagatatatttttttatcgtattaatatgcaaaaaatttataatttataatacttttcatataattttaaaatatctaatttttttgtttaaaatatcgaattaatgtgatccaATAAAcgtaacatgacaaacaattcggAACGAAGGGAGtataacttataatttttatttttttctctttttctctattatttgtttattttaaaatttatatatttcttaagaaaaaaattaaatataatatttatattgattgaggtataattttaaattttgagaaaaaataattaatatgaagagtaaattatgaataaatatgtTTTACTCTTCATATGCAAAGaatgacaaataaaaacaaacatctatttttagtataaatgacaaataaaaaaaaacatatattaattaattatgcaacattttaaattacaaaatcaaataCGATATtgatttcatatataaataacttatcatataataaatatcaaacataatattactcataaaaaattttaaaaaattatttttaatcagaatatattttatttttttttaacatttttattcttttaacctttaatactttttaattaaaaaatagaaaaaaaatcaatttactttaaaataaaaaaaatatatcataatttttttaaatatttctaaccAAATTCATTAtccaaaatttaatacttatataACTCATCTCTAAATCAGCTACACTCGATTCCTTAGGTGAAAAATTTTCAATACTACCACATTGTACTTTTTCACTTGCAAAGTGAATAGTGGACTTAGTTTAGCTAGATTAGAATAtccaaatttttaatatataatttaataattaatactgTGCATCTTTTACTAGTTGTCCCTAAAAAGTTGagcaaaaatatttcaaatgaagttttgttttttcaagGTGTGATCTAAAAAGAAGATATAGAAACTTCTTGGGTGAGTTTCACCAAAActcttaaatataaaattccccAAAAATTAGTTGGAGAAAATCAAAACCCTattctcaaaataataaataattaattgttttgcATAATCCAAAAAGATTCTTGAATAAAGAGAGGAAAGAAAAAGGTTTATCTCTTTTCTTGAACTATAAAGGTATATGTTTTTCCCATGAAATGAATGTTTGCCTCAAAGACACTAGTAGAAACTATTAATGAagtttaaaagtttataatatattttttagttaaaaggtattaaaattaaaaagttaattttttttctaaaatataataatatagataaaatatCATTATGATTAAGTTTTCtgatcaaaagaattttttctacaatcaaattattaatttatacttattattgacgatagtcttttttttttacaaaagattaaatttattatatttaaataaatataattttgattacatTTATCGGAGAATGTATCAGATCAATACTGAACAATAAAGAAGAATACAAGAATTACTTGttttattcacttttattttttactctctctctgtatatatatgaaaattgatgaTGAGTtacaatgtttttattttttttttaaaaaacttgtctaaaaagaaaagaatcaaTATATTCACTATGAAAATTACTTTTTGGCCTAAAACTAATAATAGGAATACTTTTTTGACTGAATTACcaaagattaaaatattttggcttaagtcatctgcagccacttaaagttgtccgaataatttatttagacacctcaactaatccTTGTGTCAATTGAatactttatttgttcaaaagtcattccttataaattttttaaggtttaagtacctattaaacacaaaatggTATAAATTTTTTAGGCCAAATACATACGCAGGTCCCTAAAGTTGTTCGCGTTTTCCCCCCAGGTACCTCAACTAACCAAGATTCCTATTAAATCCTTTAACCCCCTATAATttgatccttttaaatattcttggcTGATGTGGAgccaaattttaataaattatttttgataattaggCGCGTGAGATGAACCTTCCCCACGTGGAAATGTTGACCAATACACTCCAACTCAATTACACGTCAATGCCACATATTAAGTCATCAATATGTAGCACACGACGGCGACGGCGACGGAGAAGAGagaggaagatggggaagtgaCACAGAGGTCACCGATTAGAGTACATAGGAAGAGGCAAAACACTGGAGATCTCAATGGAGTTAGAGAGAGAAGTTTTTGGTCTCAGACGGGAAGATCGGCGCCGTCTCCGGAGAAAAGAAGGTCGCCGGCTTCGTCAAAGGGAGTACAGGGGAGGGGAATGCCGCAACAAAGGCGTAATGTGGGACCCTCAAATGGGCCCCGACGCGGTCCCAACGAAAATGAGGTTCGGCGGTCAAATTCTCCGGCGAAACGTGGACCGGTGGATGCATGTCGGAATGTGAGAAATAGAAGTCCGGCGGTGCGTGAAGCAGAAAAACCTGGTAATCAATCGCCGGCGAGAAACGCCGAGAATGAGGGAAGTAGTAGTAAAACTGAAAAACCCAAAGAAGAAGTTTCGCCGGTAACTGGCGAATCACTTGAAAATCCTCTGGTTTTAATGGAATGCTTCATTTTTAGGTTTGATGACAAAAACATATTAAGTCATCAAAcctaaaaatcaatttccccCCAAATCACTTCTAACCCGTTTTTTAAACGAGAAAACCCTAAGAATCTCTTCTTTTCAATGACTTTTACAGCTGAAATTCTTAGATTTTAAAGTGATTTCGAGTGGATTAAAGTGAAATTCTTAGATTTTAAAGTGATGAAAATCTTAGATTTTAAAGTGATAAAAGTGAAATTCTTACATTGGAACTTGATGATTAAgaagaaatcaatgaaaaaaagatataatataatgaGCTAAATAGGAGAAGTAATGATGAAGAGaaacaaaagaggagaaaaaatggaagaatgGAGAAATTAGGGTTAAAAGGGGGAAGAAGTTAGTTGGTGGGTGGTTCAAGATTCACATCAACGCTTTTAAAGAGTCTGCACGCGCTTAAAGGACGTAAGATCACGTTTGGCTCTACATCAgccaagaatatttaaaaggatcaaATTATAGGGGGTTAAAGGATTTAATAGGAATCTTGGTTAGTTGAGGTACCTGGGGAAAAACGCGAATAACTTTAGGCACCTGCGTATATATTTGGCCaattttttaagacttaagtgttcaataggta
This genomic window contains:
- the LOC101260529 gene encoding uncharacterized protein yields the protein MSVQEKRRRRGRRIEDVIQAWTIMLMFTQLCVSSTIAHSSDAISRKLGFFHGVTTHTTATATEKREEDGEVTQRSPIRVHRKRQNTGDLNGVRERSFWSQTGRSAPSPEKRRSPASSKGVQGRGMPQQRRNVGPSNGPRRGPNENEVRRSNSPAKRGPVDACRNVRNRSPAVREAEKPGNQSPARNAENEGSSSKTEKPKEEVSPVTGESLENPLVLMECFIFRFDDKNILSHQT